A segment of the Triticum urartu cultivar G1812 chromosome 1, Tu2.1, whole genome shotgun sequence genome:
AGTGCGATGGAACTACTGACCCGGCTGTGTGGGTTGAAGActtctccacatccatatggctcaaGGAGATGATGTGcgtgccatcaagtacctaccgcTGAAACTTAAAGGACTGGCAAGGTATTGTCTCAATAGCTTGCCCGAAAACTCTATCGGGAGCTCGTAGCAGCTCGAGGACGCCTTTAGGACGAACTTCCGAGGTACCTATGTTCGCcccccagatgccgatgacctaagccacatcaTTCAGTAGCCTCGCGAGTCCGCTAGAAAATTCTGTAAttggttcttaactaaaaagaatcAAATAGTAGATTGTCCTGACGCAGAAGCGATCGCTGCTTTCAGGCATagcatccgagacgagtggcttgcacgacaGTTTGAACAAGATAAGACGAGaaccatggcagcccttacctCTTTGATGACCCGATACCACACGAGCGacgatagctggctggctcgtagcactCAGAGCAATGAGGTCGGCACCTCGGAAGTACGCGACAGAAACAGAAGGCCTAGGcgcaacaagaacaacaagcgTCGGCACAAAACCAGCGGCAGTGATGTTGATGACGCAGCTGTCAACGCTAGATTTAGCAATCCAAGGACTGGCCAGAAAAAGAAGCCCTTTAAAGCGAACAGGGATGGTCTTACCACACTTGATAAAATCCTCAACAAGACTTGCCAGGTTCATGGCACTTCGAACAAACCTGCCAATCACACTAACCGGAACTGATGGGTTATCAAGCAGGCCAGAAAGATTGCAGTCGAAGGCCTGGGCAAGAGTCTGTCTCGCAGCGAGGACACTCCCGGTCCCTGAGCTCCTACGACTAAACCTGAGAATGGTTATTAAAAAACTGGGTGAAACGGTTTGGTTCTTACTTTGGGTTTGATTGGTTCAGGTTTTATTAGGCCGAATCTTTTTTAGTTTGGTTTTGGTTTGGGCATGTGAAGAAACCAATTTGGATATAGTTGGTTATGGGCTTAAACAATTTGGTTATTAACGGCTATAAACTATGGGTCCAAACCGGTTTCTGGGCATTGGTTATGTGCAATAAGTAAGGACGCATCGATAACGAGTATCTTTGATCCGCGTACATGCTGCGATACACTATGTAATTCTGTATTATGAGGAAACACCACATGCAAATCGAATGTATTTGCTTGTGCTTTTGCTAAGCAATTGGTTTTAATACACTTGCCAGTAAGCTTTTCAGTTGTGGGCATTGTCTTTTTGACTCTTATTGTGTGTTGATTGTATCTCAACGATAACTTTATTCCCAAACTGTTGTAGATACACTTATGCCTTTTCTATGTCATTTGCTTCTTAACATGTCGATTTGTGCAATCATATATACATTGAAGCAAACACATAGTTATGTATTGGGTTTAAACTCACGGTTATGTATTGAGTTTAAATTAGTTTAGGTGGAAAAAAATAGAGGGTTTAGTTTTGGTTGGGCTGAAAATGGCATTAAACGGGTATAGTTCAAGTATGATTCTGAGAGATACATGTACGAGTATGGTTCAAGCATGAAATCATTTTCAGATTTACCTACGACACCCATGGAAGCGCATTGTATGACCCGCGCCCCTCCATGGACGGCTTGGCGCTGCCCATGCCAGTGTCACCGCTGCGGCGGCTCCGCTGCTCCGACTTCATTTAAACCTCCACGCCACCCTCATCGCCGCCTGTTCTTTGAGACGAACAATGAGAGATGTGCAGGAGCTTCGCCACCTTCCACAGGGACGGGGGGCTGGGACGCAGCCGCGGCGGCGAATTCAGCATCAAAGGGAGGGCGAGGGGATACTCGGCCGCCTCCAGGCGGAGTAAATTTTTTTGCTCCTCTAACTGGTTTAGGAGATCAGCTAGGTGCCAGTTAGAGGAGTAAAACAGGCGGAGTAAAAAAATTTACTCCTCTAACTGGTTTAGGAGATCAGCTAGGTGCCGGTTAAAGGAGTAAAACTGAAATCTTCAATGGATTAAGATCTGTGACAAACATGTTCGGATTTCAATGGATTAAGATTCAGTGTGTGACCAACAGCAAGCAGAACACGATTCGCTACAACCCCCCAAAACACGAGAACCTGCTTGCTACCTCAACTGGGATGGAATCATGGAACCGTAAGCAACAACGCCTGAAGGTAGTTTTTTGCACTGAAAACGAACCGCTCCAGTCCGGTATCTGTTACGcgagcatgtgaaagtaaatggGGAGCAGAGCTCATGGTCTCTTCTTAGTCGGCGTCCATCTCTTCCAACGCTGCCTGCGCTGCTGCCTTGGCCTGCTCCAGAAGATCATTTGGAACCTACACGAGGTATGAAAAGTTAGCAAGGAATTCAACAAAGGGCAACTCTGTGGCCTATGTACGGTAGCTGTGGAGTTCCAAGGGAGGGGGTATTTTTTTTATGAGTGGCCGTTTATCACCTTCTCATGCTGACGGTTAGATTCATCGCACACCCAGCTCAGTTCCAGCTCAAAAGATTTGTCTTTCGCTTCATCGTGTACACCATAAATTCTACATGTACAGGAAAAAAAGTCAGCCTAGTAATTATTTCGGGTATGGCAATTTGTACTAGAGTATTGCAGCCACAAATACTCCTTGTGGGAGTAAAACCATGATATGGAGGATCAGCAATGTTGTTCCTTCTGAGAGAAAATCAATATTTGTTGTGACTAGTAATTACTGGCCATCTTCATGCTTGAGCAAGTAAATGTACATGACTAACAAGCTTTCAGGCCATTCATGACAGAAATCTAGGTGGTATATCCTAAAGATGAAACTTGCAGTAGGATGGCAAAAGATTTAGGACATACATCTTGGCAACCTCAACAATGCCTTCCCTGCAGGTTAGCTCAGAAAGCTTCAATTTCTCTATCTCCCTGTATGACAAGATTAAGATAGATCAATTAGAATGGAGAACCACTGTTTGTGGCCAATAAAAATACATAGTAAACATCATCATAAGTATTTTGTGCAGATGCATTTGACAGCCGCTGCGAACAGTAAAAAGGGACATTCTACAAAATTTTGAATCGCACAAGTTCTTTGTAATATAAAGCTCTCAATGTCATAATGTATCTGAAAACATACACATCAATGGCTACAAAGCTGCAAGGGGAAAGTAAATACAGATCAAGTTTTAGTTAATTAACAACTCTTCCACTGAAAACTAAATCAACGGAAAGACCAATAAAAGGACAAAGAGATAAACGGTCAATGTATTTAGACTATGTAAATGATGTGCATCTATGATCTAAAGTACGTTAACATCAATGGTCAGTTTGGTATTGTGGGCCTTAACTGCGGAAGCTAGACAATTCAAAGGATTACACATACCAGTTCTGGTACAATATTTCTGTTATGGCTGTAAAGAAGTGGTTATTTATCAAAATGCTAAACTGAGGGTCTGTTTGGTTAGTTGCAGTGCTTttttttttcctaaattttgTGCGAGAAGTGTGACAAGTCACAATTTATTGCTCAGCAAACTTTTCATCACAGGTGTGCCAAGATTTCACAATAGATGTATCTGACGTGTAGGGTGCACTGATGCAGTTTTAAGAAAATGTGGCGCATCAAAATTTGTCAAAGAAATAAATACGAGCTTAACCCAAACCTGCCTAACTCGTATGTAGCAAACTGTGGTAAGCAATAAAACACCACCTAAGCTGTGTTCTGCTAGTGGCAAACCTAACATAAGCAATAAGTATTTCGCCCGTTGAATATGGAACGGCTAAACTACTACCTGCATAAACGCTAAATGTGGATGATCATTTGATGAGCAGCTTTAAGAATATCAACAGCATGTTTACTTCCTTATTCCTAAAGATCTACTTTGAAAAATTAAAATGGTATTTATAAAAACGATTCATGAATGTGCCATGCTTTAGCCGTGCTAGTGGTTTGCAACAAAACAGAAAATGGCCACTACAGGAATCATACAACAGAAAAAAATTAGTGAAAACTTGATTGGCTTACGTTTTTGCAGCCTGTCTTCCTTTACCCAGAGCAGCACCAAAATATTTCTGTCAAAATTCAACCATTAAGTCATAAATTCCAAATGCGTCTACTGCTACTAAAAGCAGCACTGCACATCTTAATCCATGTACATAAAGTTATCTGTTTACTATGAAATTAAACTTGCCCGGTCACTGACAGGAAATATAAATATGTGTTATCTAGCCAACTTATACCTTGCTCGGTCCTAATAAATAATGGCAAAATAGAAGAACTACCATGTCTTAGATTGAGAACTCACATATGAGAGCCCTGAAGGTTCGATCATGTAGAGCTGTGGCCCATCCCTATCATAACCTCCAAGAATAACTCCACAGCCAAAAGGCCTGAGACAGGAGTATAAAGTGTATCAAACTATCACGTAACATGTTGGAGGCAACCACCTTCTTGAACAAGAAGAACATCTTAACTGCCTTACCTGAGCCACCAGTAGAGTGTACACAGATGAACGTAGCTAGCTACACGATCAGCTAATTCCTTCACAGGCATGGGTTCTCCGTATACCCTGGTGGATTACAGCTTTAGGTTACAGTTCTACAAACATTTGGTATGAAAATCAAAAGTCTCACTAATTCTCACTTTTCATAATTGGCAGCTTCTGACTTTGCTCTGGAGACCACCTGCCTACCGTCTGCTGCTAACCCAGCCACAGCCTGAAAAAGAGAACAGGAATTAACTTCATTACCAAATGCAATCCATTACAGTAAGAAGAAAGGCAATTATAAAGAGACATGAAAGGGAACACTGCAGGATATATATCCTAAATAATTGGTGCATTCGCAGAGAGAGACCAGCCTGTACGTAACAAAAAAGGAAGAGAGATTACCAAGCCAGAGTTCCGGTGAACAGAGTGAAGTCTCCGATTCGACCCGGCAAGTATCATCTTCGATGTTATCAGCTTCTCCACACCCTATAGACCAATATATTAAAAGGTTATCACACAAAAGAAGCACAGAGTACCACCCCATCCGGGTAAAAGGAAATACAGCAAATAACCACTTACGAGGACAACTCCATCTTTGCACTTGATCCCAACAATCGTCCTACACAGAATCATCCAAAGTTTCATCATGAAGTTGCACAGACAGAGAAGGTCAGGAAAACAGGGGAGGGAGCTAGGTCACACCCGCTGTTGTCGACGGCCTTGCCAGCATACTCGACCTGGAAGACACGGCCGTCCGGGGAGAAAGTGGTGACGGACAGATCATACCCGGTTCCTATGCTACTCATGGTTAAGACTTAAGTCGCTTCAATCACCGAACCGTTTATACAGTTCTCTCCTGAAAAAAAGAGATCACGACAATCATGTTAAGAATAAGCAGGACAAGCATCACTGCATCGGGGAACAAGCATATGCAGGAATCGTTCAGATTTCAGACAGATGTACTACGCGAGGCATTTTGGCGGAGTTGTAAGATGCCTAGTGATTAGTGAACCTTGTATTGCAAACCAATCCGAGGTCTGTTGCACATTTGCTAATGAAGCTACCTGCCTACAGCTTTAAGAAAAAACGCTGCCTGCCTATGTGAAAACCTGGAATTCCCCTGGTACCAGGATGCGGTCTACACTGCAACGCTACAGATACGGCTAGTTGCCGCTGGTGGCTCCAGGAGCGGACCTAACATAGGAGGGGGACGAACAAGGTTTCGGCCGAATTTCAACCGCGCAGCGAGCGATTCTACGACAGACTGTAGCGGTGAGCGCGATGGGGCGGGGGGACGGGGGCGCTTACCGATCCCGGCGAGCGGAAGAGGCCGCGtcgacggcggcgcgggcgggGGGATCGTCGGCTCCGGCTTGTGCCGCAAGAAGGTGGGGAGTGTGGGTTTGAGAGAGCCGCCGGGACGGACGGGCACGAGCTGTGTTTGCGGGGCGGAGGCGTGCGCGTCGGACTCGAACCAGGGAGGCAGCCGGCTGACTGCGTCGGACCAGCAAGTCGGGTTAGACTACGAGGGCTGGGCTGGGCTGGGCTGGGCAGGGGCCCATTCCGCGATGCGTCAGCTTCGTCTTAACGTGGGCTGCACAAATGTTTTGAATCAAGGCGAAACGTGAAGGTTTTGAATCAGTTCAAATCATTCATGAGAAAGGAGAGTCAAATGTTGAAGCACACAAACCTGGCAAGAGCTTCTGCTACTTTAGGTTTTGCGAGGCAATAGACCAGACCTTATTGTAATTTCTTCCAACATTTTTTGAATGAATAATAAAGTGCTTCGACCGCTCAAAAAAAAATCTAGGGTGCACAATATTTTCTATATTTTTTTATGCGGGGGACCTCTTTGTAATGTACGGGCATATGTCCTTGCCTAGtcttttttttttggaaaaaaacgTTCAACCATTCATCAACTATCATGGGAGTATATAACCTTCAACTATCATTGGAGTACATAACCTTGTACAATGTGAGTGCTTAGTGAAAGAAACCATTTTTTAAgcatatgtactccctccgtcccataatataaaagCGTTGACACTACATCAGTGTAAAAAATGTtattatattatgggacggagggagtacttattTGTAGAGGGTATATGCGCAATTAGACATCTCTCCTCCTATAAAGATAAGCACCAGTGCTTAAGCAAAACTTTGTTTATTGTACTAAGCATTCCATAAGCACTTTGCGTCGTACAAGGCCTTATTTGTTCTCGGGTATAGTAAAATATTCTCGATGTGCTTTTTTGTCAAGAAAATATGTGTACAATTCTTTTGATTATATGAGACAAAAATAAGAAATGATAGGAGGATTTTAATGAAAATATGGGGCGCAAGAAATCAGAAAGTTTTTCAAGATGTTGATGCTGACGTTTCATCGACTATCCATAATATTTGCTTTGACCTAACTCTATGGTCGCATAGGCTTAAATCTCCCTTGCGTCTGTCTTTGGTGTGATTCCGTGTAATCTGTGAAATATATCCGTGTGAGGAGCCTTTCCCCTCATTGGTGAATATTAAAAAAAACAGGAGGATTCTACATGGAAAGAATAGAAAGATAATTTACGAG
Coding sequences within it:
- the LOC125522245 gene encoding proteasome subunit alpha type-3-like, with translation MSSIGTGYDLSVTTFSPDGRVFQVEYAGKAVDNSGTIVGIKCKDGVVLGVEKLITSKMILAGSNRRLHSVHRNSGLAVAGLAADGRQVVSRAKSEAANYEKVYGEPMPVKELADRVASYVHLCTLYWWLRPFGCGVILGGYDRDGPQLYMIEPSGLSYKYFGAALGKGRQAAKTEIEKLKLSELTCREGIVEVAKIIYGVHDEAKDKSFELELSWVCDESNRQHEKVPNDLLEQAKAAAQAALEEMDAD